The Drosophila mauritiana strain mau12 chromosome 2R, ASM438214v1, whole genome shotgun sequence genome has a segment encoding these proteins:
- the LOC117136264 gene encoding F-box/LRR-repeat protein 20 isoform X1, producing MFASSAETGVMEVGGTSGTVSSSSSGGNNGGGSSSNSAGAGGSIELLCPPSGSSSISGSASFSSNSGASGSSSQTHSTAVSSATDRSNNNGNNHNPSLQLNGNGSSNTRQHSSSSNSRQHSSSSSGSSSNSNSSNISPPPSSSSRSNNNNNHSGNIISGFCSTIWRSATFGSATPVINPLPAVLINPKSMESSSDSCSLSSTTTPEVGLADQQRNMAGGAQDQSEDQSQTFLGATELDDELIKQLPKEVLLRVFSYLDVVSLCRCAQVCKYWNVLALDGSSWQKINLFDFQRDIEGPVIENISQRCRGFLKSLSLRGCQSVGDQSVRTLANHCHNIEHLDLSDCKKITDISTQSISRYCSKLTAINLHSCSNITDNSLKYLSDGCPNLMEINVSWCHLISENGVEALARGCVKLRKFSSKGCKQINDNAIMCLAKYCPDLMVLNLHSCETITDSSIRQLAANCHKLQKLCVSKCADLTDLTLLSLSQHNHLLNTLEVSGCRNFTDIGFQALGRNCKYLERMDLEECSQITDLTLAHLATGCPSLEKLTLSHCELITDDGIRHLTTGSCAAEILSVLELDNCPLITDRTLEHLVSCHNLQRIELFDCQLITRTAIRKLKNHLPNIKVHAYFAPGTPPAVTSGHRPRYCRCCEIL from the exons ATGTTTGCCAGCTCCGCCGAGACGGGCGTCATGGAGGTCGGCGGCACCAGTGGCaccgtcagcagcagcagcagcggcggcaacaatggcggtggcagcagcagcaacagtgcTGGCGCCGGCGGCAGCATCGAGCTGCTGTGCCCGcccagcggcagcagcagcatcagcggCAGCGCCAGtttcagcagcaacagcggtgccagcggcagcagcagccaaacGCACAGCACGGCCGTCAGCAGTGCCACAGatcgcagcaacaacaacggcaacaatCACAATCCGAGCTTACAACTGAATGGTAATGGTAGCAGCAACACGAGgcaacacagcagcagcagcaacagcagacaacacagcagcagcagcagcggcagcagcagtaacagcaacagcagcaacataaGCCCTccccccagcagcagcagtcgcagcaacaacaacaataatcacAGCGGCAACATCATCAGCGGCTTTTGCAGCACCATTTGGCGTTCGGCCACATTTGGCAGTGCCACGCCCGTGATTAACCCCTTACCAGCGGTACTTATTAACCCCAAGAGCATGGAGAGCAGCAGCGATAGTTGCTCCTTGAGCTCCACGACCACGCCGGAGGTTGGCCTGGCTGATCAGCAAAGGAACATGGCCGGCGGCGCTCAAGATCAGTCGGAGGATCAGTCC CAAACATTCCTAGGCGCCACCGAACTGGACGATGAGTTAATCAAACAACTGCCAAAGGAGGTACTGCTGCGCGTCTTCTCCTACCTGGATGTTGTCTCACTATGCCGCTGTGCACAG GTATGCAAATATTGGAACGTGCTGGCCCTCGACGGTTCCAGCTGGCAGAAAATCAATCTATTCGACTTTCAACGTGATATCGAG GGTCCAGTGATTGAGAACATATCGCAGCGATGTCGCGGTTTTCTCAAGTCACTGTCGCTGCGTGGCTGCCAATCGGTGGGAGATCAGTCCGTGAG AACTCTAGCGAACCACTGCCACAATATCGAGCACTTAGATCTGTCGGATTGCAAGAAGATAACCGATATATCCACACAGTCCATCAGCAGGTATTGCTCCAAGCTAACGGCCATTAATTTGCACTCGTGCTCCAACATAACAGACAACAGCTTGAAGTACTTATCCGATGGCTGTCCA AACCTCATGGAGATCAACGTGTCCTGGTGCCACCTGATCTCCGAGAACGGTGTGGAGGCGCTGGCTCGTGGCTGCGTCAAGCTGCGCAAATTCAGCAGTAAAGgttgtaaacaaataaacgaCAATGCCATAATGTGCCTGGCCAAATACTGTCCCGATTTAATGGTGCTAAATCTACACAGCTGCGAG ACCATAACCGATTCATCGATTCGCCAACTGGCCGCCAATTGCCACAAGCTGCAGAAGTTGTGCGTGTCCAAGTGCGCGGACCTCACCGATCTCACTCTGTTGTCCCTCTCGCAGCACAATCATCTACTGAACACCCTGGAGGTGTCTGGGTGTCGCAATTTCACGGACATTGGCTTCCAGGCGCTGGGGCGAAACTGCAAGTATCTGGAGCGGATGGACCTGGAGGAGTGCAGCCAGATTACAGACCTAACGTTGGCTCATCTTGCCACTGGCTGTCCCAGCTTAGAGAAATTG ACCCTGTCGCATTGTGAGCTAATTACGGACGATGGTATTCGACACCTAACCACTGGCAGCTGTGCTGCGGAAATTCTGTCCGTGCTGGAGCTAGACAACTGCCCCCTGATAACCGACCGAACGCTAGAGCATTTGGTGTCCTGCCACAATCTGCAGCGCATCGAGTTATTCGACTGTCAGCTTATCACCCGCACCGCCATACGCAAGCTGAAG AACCATCTACCAAATATCAAGGTGCACGCCTACTTTGCCCCCGGAACGCCGCCGGCTGTGACCAGCGGCCACCGACCACGCTATTGCCGCTGCTGTGAGATTCTCTGA
- the LOC117136264 gene encoding F-box/LRR-repeat protein 20 isoform X3 produces MQTFLGATELDDELIKQLPKEVLLRVFSYLDVVSLCRCAQVCKYWNVLALDGSSWQKINLFDFQRDIEGPVIENISQRCRGFLKSLSLRGCQSVGDQSVRTLANHCHNIEHLDLSDCKKITDISTQSISRYCSKLTAINLHSCSNITDNSLKYLSDGCPNLMEINVSWCHLISENGVEALARGCVKLRKFSSKGCKQINDNAIMCLAKYCPDLMVLNLHSCETITDSSIRQLAANCHKLQKLCVSKCADLTDLTLLSLSQHNHLLNTLEVSGCRNFTDIGFQALGRNCKYLERMDLEECSQITDLTLAHLATGCPSLEKLTLSHCELITDDGIRHLTTGSCAAEILSVLELDNCPLITDRTLEHLVSCHNLQRIELFDCQLITRTAIRKLKNHLPNIKVHAYFAPGTPPAVTSGHRPRYCRCCEIL; encoded by the exons atg CAAACATTCCTAGGCGCCACCGAACTGGACGATGAGTTAATCAAACAACTGCCAAAGGAGGTACTGCTGCGCGTCTTCTCCTACCTGGATGTTGTCTCACTATGCCGCTGTGCACAG GTATGCAAATATTGGAACGTGCTGGCCCTCGACGGTTCCAGCTGGCAGAAAATCAATCTATTCGACTTTCAACGTGATATCGAG GGTCCAGTGATTGAGAACATATCGCAGCGATGTCGCGGTTTTCTCAAGTCACTGTCGCTGCGTGGCTGCCAATCGGTGGGAGATCAGTCCGTGAG AACTCTAGCGAACCACTGCCACAATATCGAGCACTTAGATCTGTCGGATTGCAAGAAGATAACCGATATATCCACACAGTCCATCAGCAGGTATTGCTCCAAGCTAACGGCCATTAATTTGCACTCGTGCTCCAACATAACAGACAACAGCTTGAAGTACTTATCCGATGGCTGTCCA AACCTCATGGAGATCAACGTGTCCTGGTGCCACCTGATCTCCGAGAACGGTGTGGAGGCGCTGGCTCGTGGCTGCGTCAAGCTGCGCAAATTCAGCAGTAAAGgttgtaaacaaataaacgaCAATGCCATAATGTGCCTGGCCAAATACTGTCCCGATTTAATGGTGCTAAATCTACACAGCTGCGAG ACCATAACCGATTCATCGATTCGCCAACTGGCCGCCAATTGCCACAAGCTGCAGAAGTTGTGCGTGTCCAAGTGCGCGGACCTCACCGATCTCACTCTGTTGTCCCTCTCGCAGCACAATCATCTACTGAACACCCTGGAGGTGTCTGGGTGTCGCAATTTCACGGACATTGGCTTCCAGGCGCTGGGGCGAAACTGCAAGTATCTGGAGCGGATGGACCTGGAGGAGTGCAGCCAGATTACAGACCTAACGTTGGCTCATCTTGCCACTGGCTGTCCCAGCTTAGAGAAATTG ACCCTGTCGCATTGTGAGCTAATTACGGACGATGGTATTCGACACCTAACCACTGGCAGCTGTGCTGCGGAAATTCTGTCCGTGCTGGAGCTAGACAACTGCCCCCTGATAACCGACCGAACGCTAGAGCATTTGGTGTCCTGCCACAATCTGCAGCGCATCGAGTTATTCGACTGTCAGCTTATCACCCGCACCGCCATACGCAAGCTGAAG AACCATCTACCAAATATCAAGGTGCACGCCTACTTTGCCCCCGGAACGCCGCCGGCTGTGACCAGCGGCCACCGACCACGCTATTGCCGCTGCTGTGAGATTCTCTGA
- the LOC117136264 gene encoding F-box/LRR-repeat protein 20 isoform X2 has protein sequence MTNSGRNHHRFDQTFLGATELDDELIKQLPKEVLLRVFSYLDVVSLCRCAQVCKYWNVLALDGSSWQKINLFDFQRDIEGPVIENISQRCRGFLKSLSLRGCQSVGDQSVRTLANHCHNIEHLDLSDCKKITDISTQSISRYCSKLTAINLHSCSNITDNSLKYLSDGCPNLMEINVSWCHLISENGVEALARGCVKLRKFSSKGCKQINDNAIMCLAKYCPDLMVLNLHSCETITDSSIRQLAANCHKLQKLCVSKCADLTDLTLLSLSQHNHLLNTLEVSGCRNFTDIGFQALGRNCKYLERMDLEECSQITDLTLAHLATGCPSLEKLTLSHCELITDDGIRHLTTGSCAAEILSVLELDNCPLITDRTLEHLVSCHNLQRIELFDCQLITRTAIRKLKNHLPNIKVHAYFAPGTPPAVTSGHRPRYCRCCEIL, from the exons ATGACCAATTCGGGACGCAATCATCATCGATTCGAT CAAACATTCCTAGGCGCCACCGAACTGGACGATGAGTTAATCAAACAACTGCCAAAGGAGGTACTGCTGCGCGTCTTCTCCTACCTGGATGTTGTCTCACTATGCCGCTGTGCACAG GTATGCAAATATTGGAACGTGCTGGCCCTCGACGGTTCCAGCTGGCAGAAAATCAATCTATTCGACTTTCAACGTGATATCGAG GGTCCAGTGATTGAGAACATATCGCAGCGATGTCGCGGTTTTCTCAAGTCACTGTCGCTGCGTGGCTGCCAATCGGTGGGAGATCAGTCCGTGAG AACTCTAGCGAACCACTGCCACAATATCGAGCACTTAGATCTGTCGGATTGCAAGAAGATAACCGATATATCCACACAGTCCATCAGCAGGTATTGCTCCAAGCTAACGGCCATTAATTTGCACTCGTGCTCCAACATAACAGACAACAGCTTGAAGTACTTATCCGATGGCTGTCCA AACCTCATGGAGATCAACGTGTCCTGGTGCCACCTGATCTCCGAGAACGGTGTGGAGGCGCTGGCTCGTGGCTGCGTCAAGCTGCGCAAATTCAGCAGTAAAGgttgtaaacaaataaacgaCAATGCCATAATGTGCCTGGCCAAATACTGTCCCGATTTAATGGTGCTAAATCTACACAGCTGCGAG ACCATAACCGATTCATCGATTCGCCAACTGGCCGCCAATTGCCACAAGCTGCAGAAGTTGTGCGTGTCCAAGTGCGCGGACCTCACCGATCTCACTCTGTTGTCCCTCTCGCAGCACAATCATCTACTGAACACCCTGGAGGTGTCTGGGTGTCGCAATTTCACGGACATTGGCTTCCAGGCGCTGGGGCGAAACTGCAAGTATCTGGAGCGGATGGACCTGGAGGAGTGCAGCCAGATTACAGACCTAACGTTGGCTCATCTTGCCACTGGCTGTCCCAGCTTAGAGAAATTG ACCCTGTCGCATTGTGAGCTAATTACGGACGATGGTATTCGACACCTAACCACTGGCAGCTGTGCTGCGGAAATTCTGTCCGTGCTGGAGCTAGACAACTGCCCCCTGATAACCGACCGAACGCTAGAGCATTTGGTGTCCTGCCACAATCTGCAGCGCATCGAGTTATTCGACTGTCAGCTTATCACCCGCACCGCCATACGCAAGCTGAAG AACCATCTACCAAATATCAAGGTGCACGCCTACTTTGCCCCCGGAACGCCGCCGGCTGTGACCAGCGGCCACCGACCACGCTATTGCCGCTGCTGTGAGATTCTCTGA
- the LOC117136265 gene encoding small integral membrane protein 12-A: MWPIVMALIRRNAVYITLPIAGVVGFIGYNIESWISDKYTPYSPSIQELRAKRLTEESLNTDAANVEKLRLSSPVLERNLSPSLQPKA, from the exons ATGTGGCCAATTGTAATGGCTCTGATAAGGCGTAACGCCGTTTACATCACTTTGCCCATAGCCGGCGTTGTGGGTTTTATTGGCTATAACATCGAGAGTTGGATATCTGACAAATACACCCCATACAGTC CATCCATACAAGAGTTGCGCGCTAAACGGTTGACAGAAGAAAGTTTGAATACAGATGCCGCTAATGTGGAGAAATTACGACTGAGTAGTCCCGTACTGGAACGCAACCTCTCCCCGTCGCTGCAGCCCAAGGCCTAG
- the LOC117135557 gene encoding uncharacterized protein LOC117135557, which yields MPSNGLLYLLFLSILLQDSMGTRFLKFTNVKCMDLPTSRGLTKYEYCHLKVVRRNQVELSLKVSLFQLPIRNLTTRLQCFQRRDGYRPFMYNILFDFCKLMASRNYDWSFERFIFDAIRKHANFNQTCPWTENHMTVEKFALDFRNISMPVPAGTYRLDFTFYAYGIARTLTQVFFEKIE from the exons ATGCCGTCGAATGGGCTACTATATTTGCTGTTTCTGTCTATTCTGCTGCAGGATTCCATG GGCACTCGTTTCCTGAAGTTCACCAACGTCAAGTGCATGGATTTGCCCACATCTCGCGGTCTCACCAAATATGAATACTGTCATTTGAAGGTGGTTCGCAGGAATCAGGTGGAACTTTCACTGAAGGTCAGCCTGTTTCAGCTACCCATTCGCAATCTGACCACCAGATTGCAGTGCTTTCAACGGCGTGATGGCTATCGACCGTTTATGTACAACATACTCTTTGATTTCTGCAAACTAATGGCCAGCAGGAATTACGATTGGTCCTTTGAACGTTTCATCTTTGATGCTATTCGCAAGCACGCAAACTTTAATCAAACGTGTCCTTGGACGGAG AATCACATGACGGTGGAGAAGTTCGCCCTGGATTTCAGAAATATCAGCATGCCGGTGCCCGCGGGAACCTATCGCTTGGATTTCACCTTTTACGCGTACGGCATCGCTCGTACATTGACACAGGTGTTTTTCGAGAAAATCGAGTGA